The Helianthus annuus cultivar XRQ/B chromosome 16, HanXRQr2.0-SUNRISE, whole genome shotgun sequence genome includes a window with the following:
- the LOC110918864 gene encoding uncharacterized protein LOC110918864, giving the protein MSTNISQTQSSTIATPNPFQNVMNLMPIKLDETNYLNWKHQTTLILKTLGLLQHLNINCNPPESEEARTAWDKSDAYVSAFLSANMSSSLIHLARDASRSAELWQKLEELFTQQVFANQNYIRTQFHCLKQEDKLVIQFCDEAKNRFDQLIALGDPITEHSLILQILNGLHFDFRIFVTNIENSDSKPTFSQLRAKLLTFESRLKQNQSSYSIPIAAMAAMTV; this is encoded by the coding sequence ATGTCCACAAACATTTCTCAAACTCAATCTTCTACAATTGCTACACCTAATCCATTTCAGAATGTTATGAATCTAATGCCAATCAAGCTTGATGAAACAAACTATTTGAACTGGAAGCATCaaacaacactgattttgaaaaCGTTAGGGCTTCTTCAACATCTTAACATCAACTGTAATCCACCAGAATCTGAGGAAGCTAGAACTGCTTGGGACAAATCAGATGCATATGTGTCAGCATTTTTATCTGCAAATATGTCTTCATCACTGATTCATTTGGCTCGAGATGCTTCTAGATCTGCAGAATTATGGCAGAAACTTGAAGAATTGTTTACACAACAGGTATTTGCTAATCAGAATTACATTCGAACACAATTTCACTGTTTAAAACAAGAAGATAAGTTAGTGATTCAATTCTGTGATGAAGCAAAGAATCGGTTCGATCAATTGATTGCCCTAGGGGATCCAATTACAGAGCATAGTCTAATATTACAGATCCTAAACGGTTTACATTTTGATTTTCGAATATTTGTCACTAACATTGAGAATTCTGATTCAAAACCTACATTCTCCCAACTCAGAGCTAAGTTGTTGACCTTTGAATCTCGTTTAAAACAAAATCAAAGTTCATACTCTATTCCAATAGCTGCTATGGCAGCCATGACTGTATGA